A single region of the Triticum dicoccoides isolate Atlit2015 ecotype Zavitan chromosome 2B, WEW_v2.0, whole genome shotgun sequence genome encodes:
- the LOC119366725 gene encoding uncharacterized protein LOC119366725 — MAAKIRHSTLLVLLFVVAFFLPLVCSTEFVHLYFNYTIDPYTKNYADLKRILVRNQPELRVLTSRALAVRRPNFYDLPARVILCHLNGDLPQDKCVVAFADDDISAMGFRNSSGHWHCIGGFRFAGCTVLPFGENYGELLGEGGHVNLPFVPLGREAAKEGVRLLASYSYSPGGDLGPAKRGMARFIVMIAEAARFRPVSNRLANHWEEETNMLDVEAEFCVNWGRMSFLLIDWDKTTGRTSWGRGHYAAAQELEQETGIKSPRDALRVLDLLVRPRGYSVPN; from the exons ATGGCAGCGAAAATCCGTCATTCGACTCTTCTTGTTCTACTATTTGTAGTAGCTTTCTTCCTACCCCTGGTCTGTTCCACGGAGTTCGTCCACCTCTACTTCAATTACACCATCGACCCCTACACCAAGAACTACGCAGACTTGAAGAGAATACTGGTGAGGAACCAGCCTGAGCTGCGAGTGCTGACGAGCAGGGCGTTGGCGGTTCGACGCCCCAACTTCTATGACCTACCGGCTCGAGTGATTTTATGCCACCTCAACG GTGATCTTCCTCAGGACAAGTGCGTGGTCGCCTTCGCAGACGACGATATCTCCGCCATGGGCTTCAGGAACTCGAGCGGGCACTGGCACTGCATAGGAGGCTTCCGGTTCGCGGGCTGTACAGTTCTCCCCTTCGGGGAGAATTACGGCGAGCTTCTCGGAGAGGGTGGCCACGTAAACCTCCCGTTTGTACCGCTCGGGAGGGAGGCGGCGAAAGAGGGAGTGCGCCTTCTGGCAAGCTACTCATACTCCCCCGGCGGGGACCTTGGACCGGCTAAGCGAGGCATGGCCAGGTTCATCGTCATGATAGCCGAAGCAGCCCGTTTCCGGCCCGTCAGCAACAGGTTGGCCAATCACTGGGAGGAAgagaccaacatgctcgatgttgagGCAGAATTCTGTGTAAACTGGGGAAGAATGTCGTTTTTACTTATTGACTGGGATAAAACAACCGGGCGTACAAGCTGGGGAAGGGGGCATTACGCAGCGGCTCAGGAGCTGGAGCAGGAAACAGGAATTAAGAGCCCAAGAGATGCTTTGCGCGTGCTAGATCTGCTGGTGAGGCCAAGAGGTTATAGTGTCCCCAACTAA